One Microbacterium sp. No. 7 genomic window carries:
- a CDS encoding IS256 family transposase, giving the protein MALNQSALLELLAELKLTDTTDRIRQMTERLYQELIDAEAASVIGAGPYERTVERTATRNGARLRTLSTTAGDLELRIPKLRAGSFFPSLLERRRRVDQALFAVVMEAYLHGVSTRKVDDLVKALGADTGISKSEVSRICEGLDATVAAFRDRSLSQIAYPYVFLDATYCKVRIDGRVVSQAVVVAIGITADGHRQVLGFDVGDSETEEFWKAFLRSLKARGLGGVKLVISDAHAGLKAAAAVVLQGASWQRCRVHFMRNVLTALPKGRQEMVASIIRTIFAQPDAEHIDAQFDEVARMIDRVHPKAAEMLHDARADVLAFKHFPARHWRQIWSTNPLERLNREIKRRTDVVGVFPNAASLLRLTGAVLIEQHDEWEAGDRRYFSEASMAELAATNSVEDAVMLPEITAA; this is encoded by the coding sequence ATGGCCCTCAATCAGTCTGCCCTGCTCGAGCTGCTCGCCGAGCTGAAACTCACCGACACCACCGACCGGATCCGTCAGATGACCGAACGGCTCTACCAAGAACTCATCGACGCTGAAGCCGCGTCGGTGATCGGTGCCGGACCCTACGAGCGCACCGTCGAGCGCACCGCTACCCGCAACGGGGCGAGGCTGCGCACCCTGTCGACCACTGCGGGAGATCTGGAGTTACGAATCCCGAAGCTACGGGCCGGCAGTTTCTTCCCGTCGCTGTTGGAGAGGCGCCGTCGGGTTGATCAGGCGCTGTTCGCCGTCGTGATGGAGGCCTACCTGCACGGCGTGTCCACCCGCAAAGTCGACGACCTGGTCAAAGCGCTCGGCGCCGACACCGGCATCTCGAAGTCCGAGGTGTCGCGCATCTGCGAAGGCCTTGACGCGACGGTTGCGGCATTCCGCGACCGCTCCCTGTCCCAGATCGCCTACCCCTACGTCTTCCTGGACGCCACCTACTGCAAGGTTCGCATCGACGGTCGGGTGGTGTCCCAAGCGGTTGTCGTCGCGATCGGGATAACCGCTGACGGGCACCGTCAGGTGCTCGGCTTCGACGTGGGCGACAGCGAAACCGAGGAGTTCTGGAAAGCATTCTTACGGTCCCTGAAAGCCCGAGGCCTTGGCGGGGTGAAGCTGGTGATCTCCGACGCACACGCTGGCTTGAAAGCAGCCGCCGCAGTGGTGTTGCAGGGAGCCAGTTGGCAGCGGTGTCGCGTGCACTTCATGCGCAACGTGCTCACCGCCTTACCCAAGGGTCGGCAGGAGATGGTCGCCTCGATCATCCGCACGATCTTCGCCCAACCCGACGCTGAGCACATTGATGCACAGTTCGATGAGGTTGCACGCATGATCGACCGCGTTCACCCCAAGGCGGCTGAGATGCTCCACGATGCCCGAGCCGACGTGCTGGCGTTCAAGCACTTCCCAGCCCGGCATTGGCGGCAGATCTGGTCGACGAACCCGCTGGAACGGCTGAACCGGGAGATCAAACGTCGCACCGACGTCGTCGGAGTGTTCCCGAACGCTGCCAGCCTGCTGCGCCTGACCGGCGCCGTTCTGATCGAGCAGCACGACGAATGGGAAGCCGGCGACCGCCGCTACTTCTCCGAAGCGTCTATGGCCGAACTCGCCGCCACCAACTCGGTCGAGGACGCGGTGATGCTGCCCGAGATCACGGCCGCCTAA